In a genomic window of Roseicitreum antarcticum:
- a CDS encoding aldehyde dehydrogenase family protein: MTLDQILTSMDYGPAPEDTAEAQAWLDGHAGGFGHFINGKFTDPGTMFDVCDPAREKVLARVTQGTVADVDRAVAAARAAQPGWAKLSGHARARHLYALARHIQQHARLLAVIESLDSGKPIRESRDIDIPLVARHFYHHAGWAEILKDELPGHTAHGVCGQIIPWNFPLLMMAWKIAPALAAGNTVVLKPAEYTPLTALAFAEIVVECGLPKGVVNIVTGDWETGAAIVAHDGIDKLAFTGSTDVGRLIRRQSAGSGKALTLELGGKSPFIVFDDADLDAAVEGVVDAIWFNQGQVCCAGSRILVAESVAPRFETLLRARMTTLRTGDPLDKNTDVGAIVHPSQLARIRALVAEGQAEGAVVHQSDAPSQGCFFPPTLVTGVQPASVLSTEEIFGPVVTLTTFRTPSDALALANNTRYGLAASIWSENVNLCLDIAGKVNAGIVWINCTNIFDAGAGFGGYRESGFGREGGREGMRAYLRDPALAPKKGKGTTPAPLLTGPGAAMASSGIDRTAKLYVGGKQARPDSGYSYQVLGPKGPVGLAGLGNRKDIRNAVEAATKASGWGGVTGHNRAQILYYIGENLSARAQEFTARLESFGIARKAADAEVETAVERCFWYAAQADKFDGAVHSTKSDFVTLALNEAVGVMGLVCPTAQPLLGAVSLMMPAIAMGNRVVLVPSQTHPLAACDLYQVLETSDLPGGVVNIVTGPRDTLAEVLAAHDGVDGLWYFGAAAGCSAVETQSAGNIKQTWAEADDARDWMSRAGQGRLFLEKATQVKNIWVPYGA; the protein is encoded by the coding sequence ATGACACTCGACCAGATTCTCACGTCCATGGACTATGGCCCTGCGCCTGAGGACACCGCCGAGGCGCAGGCCTGGCTGGACGGCCATGCGGGCGGCTTTGGCCATTTCATCAACGGTAAATTTACCGATCCTGGAACCATGTTCGATGTGTGCGACCCGGCGCGGGAAAAGGTGCTGGCCCGTGTCACGCAAGGCACGGTTGCGGATGTGGATCGCGCTGTCGCCGCCGCGCGCGCGGCGCAGCCGGGTTGGGCGAAACTTTCGGGGCATGCCCGTGCCCGCCACCTCTATGCGCTGGCCCGCCACATCCAGCAACATGCGCGGCTTTTGGCAGTGATCGAAAGCCTCGACAGTGGCAAGCCGATCCGCGAAAGCCGCGATATCGATATCCCGCTTGTGGCGCGCCACTTCTATCATCACGCAGGCTGGGCCGAGATTTTGAAAGATGAGCTGCCGGGGCATACGGCGCATGGGGTCTGCGGGCAGATCATCCCGTGGAACTTTCCGCTGCTGATGATGGCGTGGAAGATCGCGCCGGCACTGGCGGCGGGAAATACCGTAGTGCTGAAACCTGCGGAATACACGCCCCTCACCGCCCTCGCCTTTGCCGAGATTGTCGTTGAATGCGGCCTGCCGAAAGGCGTCGTGAACATCGTCACGGGTGACTGGGAAACCGGCGCGGCCATCGTGGCCCATGACGGCATCGACAAATTGGCCTTTACCGGCTCGACCGATGTCGGGCGGCTGATCCGGCGCCAGTCGGCGGGATCGGGCAAGGCGCTGACCCTGGAATTGGGGGGTAAATCGCCCTTCATCGTTTTCGACGACGCCGATCTTGATGCGGCGGTCGAAGGGGTGGTGGATGCAATCTGGTTCAATCAGGGGCAGGTCTGTTGTGCAGGCTCGCGCATTCTGGTGGCTGAATCGGTTGCACCCCGGTTCGAGACGCTGCTGCGCGCCCGCATGACCACGTTGCGCACGGGCGACCCGCTCGACAAGAATACGGATGTGGGGGCCATCGTGCACCCCTCGCAGTTGGCCCGCATCCGCGCGCTCGTCGCCGAAGGTCAGGCCGAAGGGGCCGTGGTTCATCAGAGCGATGCGCCGTCGCAGGGGTGCTTCTTTCCCCCGACGCTGGTCACCGGCGTTCAGCCCGCAAGCGTCCTTTCCACCGAAGAGATCTTCGGCCCGGTGGTCACGCTGACCACCTTCCGCACGCCCAGCGATGCGCTGGCGCTGGCCAACAACACGCGCTACGGGCTTGCGGCCAGCATCTGGTCCGAAAATGTGAACCTTTGTCTGGACATCGCGGGCAAGGTCAATGCCGGGATCGTCTGGATCAACTGCACCAATATCTTTGATGCGGGCGCGGGTTTCGGCGGCTACCGTGAAAGCGGATTTGGCCGCGAGGGGGGCCGCGAAGGGATGCGTGCCTATCTGCGCGATCCTGCACTGGCACCGAAAAAGGGCAAGGGCACCACGCCTGCCCCGCTGCTCACAGGCCCTGGTGCGGCCATGGCGTCAAGCGGGATCGACCGCACCGCGAAGCTTTATGTCGGCGGCAAGCAGGCGCGCCCGGATTCGGGGTACAGCTATCAGGTTTTAGGTCCAAAGGGTCCGGTCGGGCTGGCCGGGCTGGGCAACCGCAAGGATATCCGCAATGCGGTTGAGGCCGCGACCAAAGCATCGGGCTGGGGCGGGGTGACTGGTCACAACCGCGCGCAGATTCTGTATTACATCGGCGAGAACCTATCGGCCCGGGCTCAGGAATTCACCGCCCGGCTTGAAAGCTTCGGGATTGCGCGCAAGGCCGCCGACGCCGAGGTCGAAACCGCCGTTGAGCGGTGTTTCTGGTATGCCGCGCAGGCGGACAAGTTCGACGGAGCGGTGCATTCGACTAAAAGCGATTTCGTGACACTGGCCCTGAACGAGGCTGTGGGCGTCATGGGTCTTGTCTGCCCGACGGCGCAGCCGCTTCTGGGGGCGGTGTCGCTGATGATGCCCGCCATCGCCATGGGCAACCGCGTGGTTCTTGTTCCCAGCCAGACACATCCGCTGGCGGCGTGTGATCTGTACCAGGTGCTTGAAACCTCTGACTTGCCGGGCGGGGTCGTCAATATCGTGACCGGCCCACGGGATACCCTCGCCGAGGTGTTGGCGGCCCATGACGGTGTGGACGGTTTGTGGTATTTTGGTGCGGCAGCGGGTTGCTCTGCCGTCGAAACGCAGAGCGCGGGAAACATCAAGCAGACCTGGGCCGAAGCGGACGATGCCCGCGACTGGATGAGCCGTGCCGGACAGGGGCGGCTTTTCCTTGAAAAGGCGACGCAGGTGAAAAATATCTGGGTGCCATACGGCGCCTAG
- a CDS encoding ABC transporter ATP-binding protein, whose protein sequence is MADISLSKIVKDYGGLRAIHGVDLSVNDGEFVAFVGPSGCGKSTILRMIAGLEEISGGTLRIGGRVVNEVEPRGRDVAMVFQDYALYPHMSIRENIGFGLKMRGWKAADITPMVENAARLLQIEDLLGRKPGQLSGGQRQRVAMGRAIVREPSVFLFDEPLSNLDAKLRVEMRTQIKRLHAMLGTTTVYVTHDQTEAMTLADRVVVLRGGHIVQEGPPMDLYSQPNCRFVGEFIGSPKMNVLSGVIDRTGDTPCLRLADTTVEIGDIPAQDGARIDVGIRPEHLIWAEAGTSNLEAMVDVFEPLGSDTMAICRFADHEISARLAPHIPLRRNHPIHLSYDTANLHYFDADSGQRLEARGPRITQTAQGVA, encoded by the coding sequence ATGGCCGACATCAGCCTCAGTAAGATTGTGAAGGATTATGGCGGGCTCCGTGCCATCCACGGTGTGGATCTCTCGGTGAATGACGGTGAGTTCGTCGCCTTTGTCGGCCCGTCGGGATGCGGGAAATCGACCATATTGCGGATGATTGCGGGTCTGGAGGAAATCTCGGGCGGGACATTGCGGATCGGCGGACGGGTGGTCAACGAGGTGGAACCGCGCGGACGCGATGTAGCAATGGTATTTCAGGATTATGCCCTGTACCCACATATGTCGATCCGCGAGAACATCGGTTTCGGGCTGAAGATGCGCGGCTGGAAGGCCGCCGACATCACCCCCATGGTTGAAAATGCCGCGCGATTGCTCCAGATCGAAGACTTGCTCGGACGCAAGCCAGGCCAGTTGTCCGGCGGGCAGCGACAGCGTGTCGCCATGGGGCGGGCTATCGTGCGCGAACCATCAGTTTTTCTGTTCGATGAACCCCTCAGCAACCTCGACGCCAAGTTGCGGGTGGAAATGCGCACCCAGATCAAACGCCTGCACGCGATGCTGGGCACCACCACGGTCTATGTCACCCATGACCAGACCGAGGCGATGACGCTGGCCGATCGCGTAGTGGTGCTGCGCGGTGGGCACATCGTGCAGGAGGGGCCGCCGATGGACCTCTATAGCCAGCCAAATTGCCGTTTCGTGGGCGAATTCATCGGATCGCCGAAGATGAATGTGCTGTCGGGCGTGATTGACAGGACCGGGGATACGCCATGCCTGCGTCTGGCCGATACCACGGTGGAGATCGGGGATATCCCCGCGCAGGATGGCGCCCGGATTGATGTCGGGATCCGTCCAGAACATCTGATCTGGGCCGAGGCCGGGACCAGCAACCTGGAGGCGATGGTAGATGTGTTTGAGCCGCTGGGGTCCGACACGATGGCGATCTGCCGCTTTGCAGATCACGAAATATCAGCCCGTCTGGCGCCCCACATCCCATTGCGCCGCAATCACCCTATCCACCTGTCCTATGACACTGCCAATCTGCACTATTTCGATGCAGACAGCGGTCAACGTCTGGAGGCGCGCGGTCCGCGTATCACGCAGACGGCTCAAGGGGTCGCGTGA
- a CDS encoding GntR family transcriptional regulator, which translates to MAVESFNTPSVTDLVPRQSSRRSHLLFVALQKEIVLGVLPPDQALTELDLAQRFRCSQGTVREALMQLNEEGLVIRLPNRGTHVAPCHADDARALLSVRRGVECDHLDRVVARADDRLRVALRDLLNAMRNAARDGDEYLLSVHDRAFHARLFDAAELPLVAPILTRCLIHNHRFKILNSRPNRALEETAERHVPILAALDSRDVVRLRSVLAHHIATIVDFGPDLTGGPAS; encoded by the coding sequence ATGGCTGTTGAAAGTTTCAACACACCATCGGTAACGGATCTGGTCCCGCGACAGTCAAGCCGCCGCAGCCATCTGCTGTTCGTTGCGCTTCAGAAGGAAATCGTTCTGGGCGTCCTGCCGCCGGATCAGGCGCTGACTGAACTGGACCTTGCGCAGCGGTTTCGGTGTAGCCAGGGCACAGTCCGTGAAGCGCTGATGCAGTTGAACGAAGAGGGCCTCGTGATACGGCTACCCAACCGTGGGACACATGTGGCGCCCTGTCATGCAGATGATGCCCGTGCATTGTTGTCGGTGCGGCGCGGCGTTGAATGCGATCATCTGGATCGGGTGGTTGCCCGGGCGGATGACCGGCTGCGGGTCGCCTTGCGCGATTTGCTGAATGCAATGCGCAATGCTGCCCGGGATGGGGATGAATACCTGCTTTCGGTGCACGACCGGGCCTTTCATGCCCGGCTGTTTGATGCTGCCGAATTGCCGCTGGTGGCGCCGATCCTGACCCGGTGTCTGATTCACAACCATCGGTTCAAGATCCTGAATTCGCGGCCCAATCGCGCGCTGGAAGAAACAGCCGAACGGCATGTGCCGATCCTCGCGGCGTTAGATTCGCGCGATGTGGTGCGACTGCGCAGCGTGCTGGCCCATCACATTGCCACGATCGTCGATTTCGGTCCCGATCTGACCGGCGGGCCTGCGTCATGA
- a CDS encoding alpha/beta hydrolase — protein MNTPTDTMRDVLARLAKEDRDLADPTTLEPQQGRTLALLTNLRWNDDLPGMAEARTVMHAGGLPARWVVPSNDNGRDAILHVHGGGWAFCSPSTHEGAARRLAVACGCPVLTFDYRKSPEHPWPAGLDDVAEAWHGRDPSRRWSMAGDSAGANLALCAMLRLIAEGADLPAQALLFYGVYAADFQTASYVENSDGPGLTRAKMQRYWDWYAPQEVRADPEVAPLLADDAALAALPPLYLNAATLDPLLSDSENLVARLRALGRDDPFDRFDGVVHGFMQMGLALPEAREAFARAGKVFRGRSV, from the coding sequence ATGAATACCCCCACTGACACCATGCGCGATGTGTTGGCCCGGCTGGCGAAGGAAGACCGTGATCTGGCCGATCCAACGACGCTGGAACCGCAGCAAGGCCGGACGCTTGCCTTGCTGACCAACCTGCGCTGGAACGACGACCTGCCCGGCATGGCCGAGGCGCGCACCGTGATGCATGCGGGGGGTCTGCCTGCGCGCTGGGTTGTGCCGTCGAATGATAACGGGCGCGATGCGATCTTGCATGTCCACGGCGGTGGCTGGGCCTTTTGCTCGCCCAGCACCCATGAAGGCGCGGCGCGGCGGCTGGCGGTGGCCTGTGGTTGCCCTGTGCTGACATTCGATTATCGCAAATCGCCCGAACATCCGTGGCCTGCCGGATTGGACGACGTGGCCGAGGCATGGCATGGCCGCGACCCGTCGCGGCGGTGGTCAATGGCGGGCGACAGTGCGGGGGCGAACCTTGCCCTATGTGCGATGCTGCGCCTGATTGCCGAAGGGGCCGATCTGCCCGCCCAGGCGCTGCTGTTCTATGGCGTCTATGCCGCCGATTTTCAGACAGCGTCTTATGTAGAAAATTCCGACGGCCCGGGGCTGACCCGCGCAAAGATGCAACGCTACTGGGATTGGTACGCGCCGCAGGAAGTCCGCGCGGACCCTGAGGTCGCCCCTTTGCTGGCGGACGACGCGGCTTTGGCGGCCTTGCCGCCGCTGTATCTGAATGCTGCCACGCTCGACCCGCTGCTGTCTGATAGCGAAAATCTTGTGGCGCGGTTGCGCGCCCTTGGGCGGGATGATCCGTTCGATCGGTTCGACGGGGTTGTGCATGGTTTCATGCAGATGGGCCTTGCTTTGCCGGAGGCGCGCGAGGCTTTCGCGCGGGCAGGCAAGGTTTTTCGTGGGAGGAGCGTCTGA
- a CDS encoding ABC transporter substrate-binding protein, with product MTIKRTLGLASVLALTAGLAHADGTVRFWYHFDNADNPMDELVAEFEAANPGITVEAENIPWNSYYDQLYTAIIGGNAPDAAMVKMFAQPRLVEMGALEPIGDRIDAWEGKDGLQENLLELTRATDGQAYYLPVQYVVLYLYYRPDMFEELGLSVPQTCDEFRDVARALTRDTNGDGQTDVYGFGFRGAAGGHDHWGSFTLGREGVSLTEGLSSAAGIAGTQFVADLFREDGVFPPSTPNDGFQEIIGTFKAGRTAMTIHHIGSSNGMVEALGDNVSATVVPECGGGRWTSFGDESTAVLSSAEDKDAAWEWISFLSSEGNNARFNEATGQLPVVKADTATWSLHPQRFVQATVDSLPHANLLPNMPETSDFVNTVWATAMQRVLIGDITAEQMNAEITDLFAN from the coding sequence ATGACCATCAAGAGAACACTGGGGTTGGCCTCAGTTCTGGCACTTACGGCGGGCTTGGCCCATGCTGACGGCACGGTGCGGTTCTGGTATCATTTCGACAATGCTGACAATCCGATGGATGAACTGGTCGCAGAGTTTGAGGCGGCTAATCCCGGCATCACGGTAGAAGCCGAGAATATCCCCTGGAACAGCTATTACGACCAGCTTTACACCGCGATTATCGGCGGCAACGCCCCCGATGCGGCGATGGTCAAGATGTTTGCGCAACCCCGGCTGGTAGAAATGGGGGCGCTGGAACCCATTGGCGACCGGATTGACGCCTGGGAAGGCAAGGACGGGCTGCAGGAGAACCTTCTGGAACTGACCCGGGCAACGGATGGGCAAGCCTATTATCTGCCGGTCCAGTATGTCGTGCTCTACCTCTACTACCGCCCCGATATGTTCGAGGAACTGGGCCTTTCGGTGCCGCAAACCTGCGATGAATTCCGTGACGTCGCGCGGGCACTGACCCGTGACACCAATGGTGACGGGCAAACCGATGTCTATGGCTTTGGGTTCCGGGGTGCTGCTGGGGGCCATGATCATTGGGGCAGCTTCACCCTCGGCCGTGAAGGCGTCAGCCTGACCGAGGGCCTGAGTTCCGCGGCCGGGATCGCCGGAACGCAGTTCGTGGCGGATCTGTTCCGCGAAGACGGCGTATTCCCGCCCTCGACCCCGAACGACGGGTTCCAGGAAATCATCGGTACCTTCAAGGCCGGGCGCACGGCCATGACCATCCACCACATCGGCTCTTCCAACGGTATGGTCGAGGCATTGGGCGACAACGTGTCGGCCACCGTGGTGCCTGAATGCGGCGGTGGTCGCTGGACGTCGTTTGGCGACGAAAGCACCGCAGTCCTTTCCAGCGCCGAAGACAAGGACGCGGCGTGGGAATGGATTTCGTTCCTGTCATCAGAAGGGAACAATGCCCGGTTCAATGAGGCAACGGGGCAATTGCCGGTGGTAAAGGCCGACACGGCAACCTGGTCGCTGCATCCGCAGCGCTTCGTGCAGGCCACGGTCGATTCACTTCCCCATGCCAACCTGCTGCCCAACATGCCCGAAACCTCAGATTTCGTGAACACGGTCTGGGCCACGGCAATGCAGCGGGTGCTGATCGGCGACATTACCGCCGAGCAGATGAACGCCGAGATCACGGATCTGTTCGCGAACTGA
- a CDS encoding carbohydrate ABC transporter permease: MTKAEAPDRLHRRPLSRIVLPYAMLSPAVLVTLAIVFFPMVQAVWMSLHDYVLFRPNAFDFVGLKNFRAALNDEVFWISLRHTVIWMAATIPAQLLLGLVTALLLNQPFPWRPLARALIIIPWALPSVVIALMWVWIYDSNYGIANELLLRVGLIQRAIPWLANPDTALAAIILTLTWQGFPFFAVMILAGLQSIPRSYYEAASIDGASPWRQFWHITLPGVSGVIVTAVLLRTIWVANSFDVIFVMTGGGPGYATHTLPLYAFIKARTNLDFGYGSAIATLFTLMLMVIVLLYLRRTGKAVQ, encoded by the coding sequence ATGACCAAGGCAGAAGCCCCTGACAGGCTGCACCGCCGTCCGCTGTCGCGGATCGTGCTGCCCTACGCAATGCTGTCACCCGCCGTGCTGGTCACGCTGGCCATCGTGTTCTTTCCCATGGTGCAGGCAGTATGGATGAGCTTGCATGATTATGTGCTGTTCCGCCCCAATGCTTTCGACTTTGTCGGGCTGAAGAACTTTCGCGCGGCCCTGAATGACGAAGTTTTCTGGATTTCGCTGCGCCACACGGTCATCTGGATGGCAGCGACCATTCCCGCGCAGCTTCTGCTGGGGCTGGTGACGGCGCTTTTGCTGAATCAGCCCTTCCCGTGGCGGCCCTTGGCGCGGGCGCTCATCATCATTCCCTGGGCGCTGCCCTCGGTGGTGATCGCGCTGATGTGGGTGTGGATCTATGACAGCAACTATGGCATCGCGAACGAGCTTTTGTTGCGCGTTGGCCTGATCCAGCGGGCGATCCCGTGGCTGGCCAACCCGGATACCGCGCTGGCAGCCATCATCCTGACGCTGACATGGCAGGGCTTCCCCTTCTTTGCGGTGATGATCCTTGCCGGGCTGCAATCCATTCCGCGCAGTTACTACGAGGCCGCAAGCATCGACGGGGCTAGCCCATGGCGGCAGTTCTGGCACATCACCTTGCCAGGCGTCTCGGGCGTGATCGTCACGGCCGTGTTGTTGCGCACAATCTGGGTGGCAAACAGTTTCGACGTGATTTTCGTCATGACGGGGGGCGGGCCGGGCTATGCCACCCATACCCTGCCGCTCTATGCGTTCATCAAGGCGCGCACCAATCTGGATTTCGGATACGGGTCGGCTATTGCGACGCTGTTTACCCTGATGCTGATGGTGATCGTGCTGCTGTATCTGCGCCGCACCGGAAAGGCGGTGCAGTGA
- a CDS encoding carbohydrate ABC transporter permease, with product MALHKRSTLRRILIVDLPMLVILTFTLGPYLWMLITSISQESTLFTEGPSIWNATIENYTRLFATVGFAGNMLDSLIVALGTVAVGLSLSVTAAYAFSRFNFRGKRFLMVQFLLINMFPLVLLILPLFVLMRVLGLLDTHIALIIANSTVAIPFSVWMMVSYMNGIPRSLDEAAMTDGCTRMQALRRVILPLCMPGIIATGIYIFITSWNEYLYALTLGGRNVRTITVAVQTLIGEYEVQWGLLTAGGIVGALPATVLFLLVQKRLISGLTQGAVKG from the coding sequence ATGGCACTTCACAAACGCTCGACCCTGCGCCGTATCCTGATCGTGGATCTGCCGATGCTGGTGATCCTGACCTTCACGCTGGGCCCATATCTGTGGATGCTCATTACCTCGATCAGCCAGGAATCCACGCTGTTCACCGAGGGCCCGTCGATCTGGAACGCAACGATCGAAAACTACACCCGTTTGTTTGCGACAGTGGGCTTCGCGGGCAACATGCTTGACAGTCTGATCGTGGCGCTTGGCACGGTGGCGGTGGGGTTGTCGCTGTCGGTGACGGCGGCTTATGCCTTCTCGCGGTTCAACTTTCGCGGCAAACGGTTCTTGATGGTGCAGTTCTTGCTGATCAACATGTTCCCGCTCGTTCTGTTGATCCTGCCGCTGTTCGTGCTGATGCGGGTTCTGGGGCTGCTTGATACCCACATTGCGCTCATCATCGCCAACTCCACCGTGGCGATCCCGTTTTCTGTGTGGATGATGGTCAGCTACATGAACGGTATCCCGCGGTCGCTGGACGAAGCGGCAATGACTGACGGCTGCACCCGCATGCAGGCGCTGCGTCGCGTGATCTTGCCGCTGTGCATGCCCGGCATCATCGCCACCGGGATTTATATCTTCATCACCTCTTGGAACGAATACCTCTATGCCCTGACACTCGGGGGCCGGAACGTGCGCACGATCACTGTCGCCGTTCAGACCCTGATTGGCGAGTATGAGGTGCAATGGGGCCTGTTGACGGCGGGGGGCATCGTCGGCGCCCTGCCTGCGACGGTGCTGTTCCTGCTGGTACAAAAACGCCTGATTTCGGGCCTGACACAAGGCGCGGTCAAAGGCTGA
- a CDS encoding sugar phosphate isomerase/epimerase family protein gives MDNPVGIISMQFTRPFTGKDLHYFAKAADLGFDFVELLVPEPEDFLPLADVRAAAADAGLFLVLAARVNPWRSIASDDVANRQGGIDYLKQTVDVAAELGVAVVGGPLYGEPMVFAGRPPVPRSDADIATRAARTIDGLAQVAPVARGAGVVFGLEPLNRFETDIVSTTRQAIEVVDAVGDAGLGIMLDTFHMNMEERSIPDAIRLAGNRIVHFQANENHRGHAGTGHIDWPAVMRALHHAGYTGPIALEPFRRADDRVALPIAHWRAPQEDESDKLRAGLGVIRNALALAGVDQ, from the coding sequence GTGGACAACCCAGTTGGCATCATCTCGATGCAGTTTACGCGGCCGTTTACCGGCAAGGATCTTCATTACTTCGCAAAGGCCGCCGACCTGGGGTTCGATTTTGTCGAACTTCTGGTGCCGGAACCCGAAGACTTTCTGCCACTGGCCGATGTCAGGGCGGCAGCGGCGGATGCGGGGCTGTTTCTGGTGCTGGCCGCGCGGGTGAACCCCTGGCGCAGTATCGCATCGGACGACGTGGCGAACCGGCAAGGCGGCATTGATTACCTGAAACAGACGGTGGATGTGGCTGCCGAACTGGGCGTCGCCGTCGTCGGCGGGCCGCTCTACGGTGAGCCCATGGTCTTTGCCGGTCGCCCACCGGTGCCGCGCAGCGATGCCGACATCGCGACCCGTGCGGCACGCACCATCGACGGGCTGGCCCAGGTGGCCCCCGTGGCACGTGGCGCGGGTGTGGTGTTCGGGTTGGAACCGTTGAACCGGTTCGAGACCGATATCGTGTCCACAACGCGGCAGGCGATTGAAGTGGTCGATGCCGTGGGGGATGCCGGGCTGGGCATCATGTTGGACACGTTTCACATGAACATGGAGGAACGCTCCATTCCCGATGCAATCCGCCTTGCAGGCAACCGGATCGTGCATTTCCAGGCCAATGAAAACCATCGCGGGCATGCCGGTACCGGGCATATCGACTGGCCCGCCGTCATGCGCGCGCTGCATCACGCAGGCTACACGGGACCAATCGCGCTGGAGCCGTTTCGCCGCGCCGATGACAGGGTGGCGCTGCCCATCGCCCATTGGCGCGCCCCGCAGGAGGACGAATCCGACAAATTGCGCGCCGGTCTGGGGGTGATCCGCAACGCGCTGGCACTGGCAGGGGTAGACCAATGA
- a CDS encoding Gfo/Idh/MocA family protein, whose translation MINIGWIGCGRHARQMLLPQMGRNGMRIAALCDRDGPAMAQVAAEYGVTSLHNDYQSLIATPGLDAIGMAVGPDLHHAATLAALARGLPVFMEKPPAANAEGAREIARAAQTAGKPVIVGFMKRYATGNRIAKNVLEQGGFGRVLGITGAYMTAPTYFVGEPDYTGFFLHHCVHYMDLIPWFAAEDFGEMQVRSVSPQPGKLLLHLNFTTASGVIGNVVMGTVQSRGTPMEEIRIMGDHARLHVDNVINVALYRDPPFKADDSAATLDPACDTLSWTPNFTAAASEDHKGYGALLADVGAVFRGETRNFPDIADGARAMERLERMVAQIQT comes from the coding sequence ATGATCAATATCGGATGGATCGGCTGCGGCCGTCATGCGCGGCAGATGCTGCTGCCGCAGATGGGCCGCAACGGCATGCGCATCGCCGCATTGTGCGACCGGGATGGCCCTGCGATGGCGCAGGTCGCCGCCGAGTATGGTGTGACCTCGCTGCACAATGATTATCAGTCGTTGATTGCCACGCCGGGGTTGGATGCAATCGGCATGGCTGTGGGTCCTGACCTTCATCACGCCGCAACCCTTGCGGCGTTGGCACGCGGCCTGCCGGTGTTCATGGAAAAACCCCCCGCCGCCAATGCCGAAGGCGCCCGCGAAATTGCGCGCGCTGCGCAAACGGCTGGCAAACCCGTGATCGTGGGTTTCATGAAGCGCTATGCCACCGGCAACCGCATCGCAAAGAACGTGTTGGAACAGGGCGGCTTTGGCCGGGTTCTGGGGATTACCGGCGCCTACATGACCGCTCCCACCTATTTCGTGGGTGAACCGGATTACACCGGGTTTTTCCTGCACCATTGCGTTCACTACATGGATCTTATCCCGTGGTTCGCTGCGGAGGATTTCGGTGAAATGCAGGTGCGCAGCGTATCGCCACAGCCCGGTAAGCTGTTGTTGCATCTGAACTTTACCACAGCCAGCGGGGTGATCGGCAATGTGGTGATGGGGACGGTGCAGTCGCGCGGCACCCCAATGGAGGAAATCCGCATCATGGGCGACCATGCACGCCTGCATGTGGACAACGTCATAAATGTTGCCCTGTACCGCGATCCGCCATTCAAGGCCGATGACTCTGCCGCAACGCTGGATCCGGCTTGCGACACGCTGAGCTGGACGCCGAACTTTACCGCTGCGGCAAGCGAAGATCACAAAGGCTATGGCGCCCTCCTGGCTGACGTGGGCGCGGTCTTTCGGGGCGAAACGCGGAACTTTCCTGATATTGCAGATGGTGCGCGCGCCATGGAACGCCTGGAACGCATGGTCGCACAAATTCAGACCTGA
- a CDS encoding DUF302 domain-containing protein produces the protein MTYTIDRMISDAGIDDVDARARKALADHGFGVLTEIDVKATMKKKLDVDMSAYRILGACNPKMAHQAIGIEPRVGAMLPCNVILRETEGGVEVSAVDPVASMQAIANAELTAIAGQVRDMLTKAVAAI, from the coding sequence ATGACGTACACCATTGATCGCATGATCTCGGACGCAGGCATCGACGATGTTGACGCGCGTGCACGCAAAGCGTTGGCGGACCATGGTTTCGGCGTGTTGACCGAAATTGACGTCAAAGCCACAATGAAAAAGAAGCTCGATGTCGATATGTCGGCCTATCGCATCCTGGGCGCGTGCAACCCCAAGATGGCGCATCAGGCCATCGGGATCGAACCCCGGGTTGGTGCGATGCTGCCCTGCAACGTCATTTTGCGCGAAACCGAAGGCGGCGTTGAGGTCAGTGCGGTAGACCCGGTGGCGTCGATGCAGGCGATCGCGAATGCGGAACTGACGGCCATCGCGGGCCAGGTCCGCGACATGCTGACGAAGGCCGTCGCGGCGATCTGA
- a CDS encoding helix-turn-helix domain-containing protein, producing MDQIARTTQDIGHVLRQARKAKGLTQSELAHRAGVWQRTVSNIETSASGAKVDTIFDLLAALDLEIHIVPRSKMKPDDLEDIF from the coding sequence ATGGATCAGATCGCCCGGACGACCCAGGACATCGGCCATGTCCTGCGCCAAGCGCGCAAGGCCAAGGGCCTGACGCAAAGCGAGCTTGCCCATCGCGCAGGGGTCTGGCAGCGCACGGTATCGAACATCGAGACCAGCGCCAGCGGGGCAAAGGTGGATACGATCTTCGACCTGCTCGCAGCGCTCGATCTTGAAATCCACATCGTACCTCGCAGCAAGATGAAACCTGACGACCTGGAGGACATCTTCTGA